In Leucobacter insecticola, one DNA window encodes the following:
- a CDS encoding thiamine pyrophosphate-binding protein has product MNASKHSRPGHPANPVPEVPATERAAALAAGVDPDNVGFAVLQLIQAYGVDTVFGIPGTHNLEFYRHLNRLGIHAVTSRHEQGAGYAADGWSQRTRLPGVVITTSGPGLLNALSAAGTAYCESRPMLILAPGVARGAEFADIGALHETKDQRAAAAAIVEWARRVDTAQEAVDAVHDAFELFRTGRPRPVYIEIPLDVLEAAAEVDPASLLPRPAPAPQPAEESAVAAAAKVLLAAKRPAILAGGGAIPGAAALRELAERLGAPVVTSLNGKGVLPESHPLSLGSELRLETAREVLNNSDALLVVGSKIGESELWGGQVATQGDVIRVDILASQRDKNLAATHALIGDSAVVLPQLVSALGSGSAAPALDLDAVRAASRAEGAAFAPLESKVAERIARALPSDAIVTGDSSQITYYGMTSAVRAEQPGSFMYMAAYATLGYGLPAAIGAKLASPERPVVGVIGDGALMFSVQEFQTAIEQGIDITIVCVDNGGYGEIQQNEADRGIAPVGVVLSQPDWAKLVDAFGGTGFSVRAANDLESVLEQAISHTGVSLVHVPLRLFA; this is encoded by the coding sequence ATGAACGCATCAAAGCACTCACGCCCCGGGCATCCCGCGAATCCCGTGCCGGAAGTACCGGCCACAGAAAGGGCCGCGGCACTTGCCGCCGGGGTTGATCCCGACAACGTCGGCTTCGCCGTACTGCAGCTCATTCAGGCGTACGGAGTCGATACGGTATTCGGCATTCCGGGCACCCACAATTTGGAGTTCTACCGCCATCTCAACAGGCTCGGGATCCACGCGGTCACCTCGCGGCACGAACAGGGCGCCGGCTACGCGGCCGATGGCTGGTCACAGCGCACGCGGCTTCCGGGTGTGGTCATCACCACCTCGGGACCGGGGCTACTCAATGCGCTCTCTGCGGCGGGCACCGCGTACTGCGAGTCGCGCCCGATGCTGATCCTGGCTCCCGGAGTCGCTCGTGGCGCGGAGTTCGCCGACATCGGCGCCCTCCACGAGACCAAAGACCAGCGTGCGGCGGCGGCGGCCATCGTCGAGTGGGCGCGACGGGTAGACACCGCGCAGGAGGCAGTAGATGCGGTGCACGACGCCTTTGAGCTGTTTCGCACGGGCCGCCCCCGTCCGGTGTACATCGAGATTCCCCTCGATGTACTCGAGGCGGCGGCCGAGGTGGATCCCGCGTCGCTCCTCCCCCGACCGGCACCAGCGCCGCAGCCCGCGGAGGAGTCTGCCGTTGCCGCGGCAGCTAAAGTCTTGCTCGCCGCAAAGCGTCCCGCGATCCTCGCCGGCGGCGGTGCGATCCCCGGGGCTGCGGCCCTGCGCGAGCTGGCCGAACGGTTGGGTGCACCGGTCGTAACCAGCCTCAATGGGAAAGGTGTGTTGCCCGAATCCCACCCACTCTCCCTCGGCTCCGAACTGCGCTTGGAGACCGCCCGAGAGGTGCTCAATAACTCTGATGCGCTTCTGGTTGTCGGCTCAAAAATCGGTGAGTCTGAGCTGTGGGGAGGCCAGGTCGCAACGCAGGGCGACGTGATCCGAGTCGACATCCTCGCATCGCAGCGCGACAAGAACCTCGCAGCGACACATGCTCTCATCGGAGACTCTGCGGTTGTGCTCCCGCAGCTCGTGAGCGCCCTCGGCTCAGGATCCGCTGCCCCCGCACTGGATCTCGATGCGGTGCGCGCAGCCTCTCGCGCAGAGGGGGCAGCATTTGCTCCGCTCGAATCAAAGGTGGCAGAGCGCATCGCGCGGGCACTTCCCTCTGATGCAATCGTGACGGGAGACTCCTCTCAAATCACCTACTATGGCATGACCAGCGCAGTGCGTGCCGAGCAGCCCGGGTCGTTCATGTACATGGCGGCCTACGCGACGCTCGGCTACGGCCTCCCCGCGGCAATCGGGGCGAAACTCGCTTCTCCCGAGCGCCCCGTTGTGGGGGTCATCGGGGACGGCGCGCTCATGTTCTCCGTGCAGGAGTTTCAGACCGCGATCGAGCAGGGCATCGACATTACGATCGTCTGCGTCGACAACGGTGGCTACGGTGAGATCCAACAGAACGAGGCCGACCGCGGGATCGCGCCCGTCGGAGTCGTGCTCTCGCAACCCGACTGGGCCAAGCTCGTCGACGCCTTTGGCGGCACCGGCTTCTCGGTGCGCGCCGCAAACGATCTGGAATCAGTATTGGAGCAGGCGATCTCGCACACGGGAGTCTCCCTTGTACATGTGCCGCTGAGGCTCTTCGCATAG
- a CDS encoding ABC transporter ATP-binding protein has translation MNTHPAQQPPLSPPAFAPTATPATVLYASHLTKQYGSTRALDSVSLTFTEGTSTAIMGTSGSGKTTLLHLLAGIVTPDYGSAHYAGAEISALSDTERSRLRREHFGFVFQQGLLVPELTAVENVALALMINGMPKRQAVGPAAQWLAALGLGGLENRRIGELSGGQAQRVAIARAQVTGARIVFADEPTGALDSTTSAEVMDALLGSTVGQGRTLVVVTHDPSVAAKCQRVVTLSDGKIMSDVWNAGGPAHTGNPVPSASPETEAVR, from the coding sequence ATGAACACTCACCCAGCACAGCAACCGCCCCTGTCCCCACCCGCATTCGCGCCGACAGCCACCCCCGCCACGGTGCTGTATGCCAGCCACCTCACCAAACAGTACGGCTCCACCCGCGCGCTTGACAGCGTCTCACTGACCTTCACCGAAGGCACCTCAACCGCGATCATGGGAACCTCCGGATCGGGCAAAACGACCCTGCTGCATCTCCTCGCGGGGATCGTCACTCCCGACTACGGCTCCGCGCACTATGCCGGCGCCGAGATCAGTGCGCTCTCAGACACCGAGCGCAGCCGCCTCCGCCGCGAGCACTTCGGCTTTGTGTTCCAACAGGGACTCCTGGTGCCGGAGCTGACCGCTGTCGAGAACGTTGCACTCGCGCTGATGATCAACGGCATGCCGAAGCGTCAGGCGGTGGGTCCGGCGGCACAGTGGCTTGCGGCGCTCGGCTTGGGCGGGCTTGAGAATCGCCGCATTGGTGAGCTGTCCGGCGGCCAGGCGCAGCGGGTCGCGATTGCCCGGGCGCAAGTTACCGGCGCGCGGATCGTGTTCGCCGACGAGCCAACCGGAGCGCTCGACTCCACGACCTCTGCCGAAGTCATGGACGCCCTCCTCGGATCAACGGTTGGTCAGGGGCGCACCCTGGTGGTCGTGACGCACGATCCCTCGGTCGCCGCCAAGTGCCAGCGGGTGGTCACGCTGAGTGACGGCAAGATAATGAGTGACGTCTGGAACGCTGGCGGCCCCGCGCACACTGGGAACCCCGTACCATCCGCCTCACCGGAAACAGAGGCGGTCCGATGA
- a CDS encoding amidohydrolase, whose protein sequence is MTHARDTALTTAAKATAAAWIEANLQRLTEWHTQIWEFAEPAWREYRSVNWYVERLRDEGFEVEAGSGGMPTAFSAEWSNGDGPTVLSYAEYDAVPGNNQAATTREQPAEGLSRFAPGHTDPHSVLGISTLAGLLATQHAMREHGVSGTLKYTGEPAEKMHGSKVVHGIKGYYDGVDAIVSFHPFYMLPLCNTARWDTQCGAYYSKVYTFTCDSAETWQIAADPNSPIPASHSAARAPGANVALMQMYTASRVMQDAMLPSVGGWSISDAILSDGQATADNLPARVARIQFSWRTPDIAMAEHVLTVLDRNARLAAEMAHCELNDRWIARSRPGRTNHVLAEVLYANLEAIGAPIYGPEAIKIAQEIQQNLGLEPTERPFLAETEQLITPQDAERALREHMPAWQLNWTSDDYVEMTHYAPTVRFYVSRPALQPVPGRGAYPAWVMNALGGIPETISPTIDVAGNTVAGTFLDLLTRPELLAAAKLEFDERSAADPMPVLLPEDFEAPIDLPWPDYRGREDARIW, encoded by the coding sequence ATGACACACGCAAGGGACACCGCACTGACCACTGCAGCAAAAGCCACGGCGGCGGCATGGATCGAGGCCAACCTCCAACGACTCACTGAGTGGCACACCCAAATTTGGGAGTTCGCGGAGCCAGCCTGGCGCGAATATCGCTCAGTCAACTGGTACGTCGAACGGCTGCGGGACGAGGGCTTTGAGGTCGAGGCCGGCTCAGGTGGCATGCCCACCGCTTTCAGTGCTGAGTGGTCGAATGGCGACGGCCCCACTGTGCTGAGCTACGCGGAGTACGATGCGGTGCCCGGCAACAACCAGGCCGCAACCACGAGGGAACAACCCGCCGAGGGCCTCAGCCGTTTCGCACCCGGACACACCGATCCCCACTCCGTACTCGGAATCTCGACGCTCGCGGGGCTGCTCGCTACGCAGCACGCAATGCGCGAGCACGGCGTCTCCGGAACACTCAAGTACACGGGCGAGCCCGCGGAAAAGATGCACGGATCCAAGGTGGTGCACGGCATCAAAGGATACTACGACGGGGTCGACGCAATCGTCAGCTTCCATCCTTTCTACATGCTGCCGCTGTGTAACACCGCCCGCTGGGACACTCAGTGCGGCGCGTATTACAGCAAGGTTTACACCTTTACCTGTGACAGCGCCGAAACTTGGCAGATCGCGGCCGATCCCAATTCCCCGATCCCCGCATCGCACTCGGCTGCTCGCGCTCCGGGCGCGAACGTGGCACTCATGCAGATGTACACGGCCTCACGGGTGATGCAGGACGCGATGCTTCCGAGTGTCGGCGGCTGGAGCATCTCCGACGCGATCCTAAGCGACGGCCAGGCCACTGCCGACAATTTGCCAGCCCGCGTGGCGCGCATTCAGTTCTCGTGGCGCACCCCCGACATTGCAATGGCGGAGCACGTACTCACGGTACTTGACCGCAACGCCCGGCTGGCTGCAGAGATGGCTCACTGTGAGCTCAACGATCGCTGGATCGCGCGCAGCAGGCCGGGGCGCACCAACCACGTCTTGGCCGAGGTGCTCTACGCAAATCTTGAGGCGATCGGCGCCCCAATCTACGGTCCCGAAGCAATCAAGATTGCACAGGAGATTCAGCAAAACCTGGGCCTCGAACCTACAGAGCGCCCCTTCCTTGCTGAGACCGAACAGCTGATCACTCCACAGGATGCGGAGCGCGCGCTCCGCGAGCACATGCCCGCCTGGCAGCTCAACTGGACGAGCGATGACTACGTCGAGATGACGCACTACGCTCCCACCGTACGGTTCTACGTGTCGCGCCCCGCGCTGCAGCCGGTGCCGGGGCGCGGGGCGTACCCCGCCTGGGTCATGAACGCTCTCGGCGGCATCCCCGAGACAATCAGCCCGACGATCGATGTTGCGGGCAACACCGTTGCGGGCACGTTCCTCGATCTGCTAACCCGCCCGGAGCTGCTGGCGGCGGCAAAGCTGGAATTCGATGAGCGCTCAGCCGCCGATCCGATGCCCGTGCTGCTGCCCGAAGATTTCGAAGCACCCATCGATCTCCCCTGGCCCGACTACCGGGGCAGGGAGGACGCTCGGATCTGGTAG
- a CDS encoding glycerol-3-phosphate dehydrogenase C-terminal domain-containing protein produces MNQSAAGFINVLGGKLTTYRRMAEDAVDLAVRACGLRVGGSTVPPSRTAGLRIVAADDARATASRSDAAEPVAPGVPVTRAEVEYAVRVEGALTVEDVLDRRTRIGLVDADRAAAEPIVSEIVAETLAE; encoded by the coding sequence GTGAATCAATCCGCGGCGGGCTTCATCAACGTGCTCGGCGGGAAGCTCACGACCTATCGCCGCATGGCGGAAGACGCCGTTGATCTTGCCGTGCGCGCGTGTGGACTACGAGTTGGTGGATCTACGGTGCCGCCCAGCCGCACGGCCGGGCTCAGGATCGTCGCCGCGGACGATGCGCGCGCCACGGCTTCGCGGTCCGACGCCGCTGAACCGGTCGCCCCGGGCGTGCCGGTCACTCGCGCCGAGGTCGAATATGCCGTGCGCGTCGAGGGCGCCCTGACGGTGGAAGACGTGCTCGACCGCCGCACCCGCATCGGTCTCGTCGACGCTGACCGCGCTGCCGCCGAGCCGATCGTCTCTGAGATCGTCGCAGAGACGCTCGCCGAGTAG
- a CDS encoding integrase catalytic domain-containing protein, giving the protein MSTKREITKKYAREHAAGSKKVRGRLLDELVAMTGWSRANTRRQVSAARARRGPQRALKWAPRPRTYGYDTLKLLIVVWMFAGQPSGKYLAATMGIWLPKLIKHDESGADTHRLTDHTRAQLLTVSGATIDRFLKPTRDGVRLTGISGTKPGPLLRTSITVRKAGGEHEQVPGFCELDLVLHCDPTLRGEFCRTLTVADVLTGWTENMALKNGAHRWVLEAMPVIEQRLPFPLIGIDSDNGGEFMNAALIQWADERGLFFTRARPYHSNDNAHVEQKNGDVVRRHAVHYRHDTSTELRLLNE; this is encoded by the coding sequence GTGTCGACCAAGCGTGAAATCACGAAGAAGTATGCCCGCGAACATGCGGCGGGCTCGAAGAAAGTGAGGGGCCGACTGCTCGACGAGTTGGTCGCGATGACTGGCTGGTCGCGAGCGAACACGCGCCGGCAAGTGTCCGCAGCTAGAGCCAGGCGGGGCCCCCAACGGGCCCTGAAGTGGGCACCCCGCCCGCGAACATACGGGTACGACACGCTCAAGCTCCTGATCGTTGTGTGGATGTTCGCCGGTCAGCCCTCGGGGAAGTATCTCGCAGCAACAATGGGGATCTGGTTGCCCAAGTTGATCAAGCACGACGAGTCTGGTGCTGACACACACCGCTTGACCGATCACACCCGAGCGCAGTTGCTGACAGTGTCGGGAGCGACGATCGACCGGTTTTTGAAACCGACTCGGGACGGGGTGCGGTTGACGGGTATTTCTGGCACGAAACCCGGACCACTATTGCGGACCTCGATCACGGTCCGTAAAGCTGGGGGTGAGCACGAGCAGGTGCCCGGGTTTTGTGAACTTGATCTTGTTTTGCATTGTGATCCCACACTCAGAGGGGAGTTCTGTCGCACGCTGACGGTAGCCGATGTGCTTACTGGTTGGACTGAGAACATGGCGTTGAAGAACGGGGCACACAGGTGGGTACTCGAAGCAATGCCGGTGATCGAGCAGAGGCTCCCCTTTCCCCTCATCGGGATCGATAGCGATAACGGGGGCGAGTTCATGAATGCGGCCCTCATCCAATGGGCGGATGAGCGTGGACTGTTTTTCACCCGGGCCCGTCCCTACCATTCCAACGATAATGCTCATGTTGAGCAGAAGAACGGGGACGTGGTGCGTCGCCACGCGGTTCACTACCGGCATGACACGTCAACTGAATTACGACTATTGAACGAGTGA
- a CDS encoding addiction module protein: protein MNSRALEVERALLALDSEDRAEVIHRGLQSLDPEPVEHDEVEIEAAWRSELRGRVAEVEGGEVELLDLDESLARIRAKIATQFG, encoded by the coding sequence ATGAACTCCAGGGCGCTTGAAGTCGAGAGGGCGTTGCTCGCGCTCGATTCCGAAGACCGCGCCGAGGTTATTCATCGTGGCCTGCAGAGCCTCGATCCCGAGCCTGTTGAGCATGACGAAGTCGAAATTGAGGCTGCTTGGCGATCTGAACTTCGAGGGCGCGTGGCCGAGGTTGAGGGCGGTGAGGTTGAGCTCCTCGACCTCGATGAGTCCCTCGCCAGGATCCGCGCCAAGATTGCGACACAGTTCGGGTGA
- the tyrS gene encoding tyrosine--tRNA ligase, translated as MSVNNERAEILSAQKNDDSFATLWDELEWRGLIHVSTDAEALSTLLEGEPFTYYCGFDPTAPSLHLGNLVQLLLLRRLQLKGHKPLGLVGGSTGLIGDPRPTAERTLNSRDTVAEWVARLQGQVSTFLSGEGENAVRLVNNLDWTAPLSAIDFLREVGKHFRVGTMLKKDAVAARLNSDEGISYTEFSYQVLQGFDFLELNRQYDCVLQTGGSDQWGNLTSGTDLIRKVEGTSVHAIGTPLITNADGTKFGKSEGNAIWLDAEMCSPYAFYQFWLNQADADVVDRLKVFTFLSRAEIEDYARQVEEEPFKRAAQKRLALEVTTLVHGAAATQGAIDASGALFGQGDLGALDAATLEAALTELPRAPGVAGASIAQLMVDAGLVKSLGEARRAIAQGGVYVNNVAVEARDQVLAAEDLLHGKFAVLRRGKKTLAGVRA; from the coding sequence GTGTCTGTAAACAATGAACGCGCAGAGATCCTGTCAGCCCAGAAGAACGACGACAGCTTCGCCACCCTGTGGGACGAGCTGGAGTGGCGAGGGCTGATCCACGTGTCGACCGATGCTGAGGCGTTGTCGACACTGCTTGAGGGCGAGCCGTTCACGTATTACTGCGGCTTTGATCCGACAGCGCCGAGCCTGCACCTGGGGAATCTTGTGCAGCTGCTGCTGCTTCGTCGTCTGCAGCTGAAGGGGCACAAGCCGCTTGGTCTTGTCGGCGGATCCACCGGGCTCATTGGCGACCCGCGCCCAACCGCCGAGCGCACGCTGAACAGCCGCGACACGGTCGCAGAGTGGGTTGCGCGGCTGCAGGGGCAGGTCTCGACGTTTCTGTCGGGTGAGGGCGAGAACGCAGTGCGCCTGGTCAATAACCTCGATTGGACCGCGCCGCTGTCGGCGATCGATTTCCTGCGCGAGGTTGGCAAACACTTCCGTGTCGGCACGATGCTGAAAAAGGACGCGGTCGCCGCGCGCCTGAACTCCGACGAGGGCATCAGCTACACCGAGTTCAGTTACCAGGTGCTGCAGGGTTTCGACTTCCTCGAGCTCAACCGGCAATACGACTGTGTGTTGCAGACGGGTGGCAGCGATCAGTGGGGCAACCTGACCAGCGGCACGGACCTGATCCGCAAGGTCGAGGGCACATCCGTCCACGCTATCGGCACGCCGCTGATCACCAATGCTGACGGCACCAAGTTCGGCAAGAGCGAGGGCAATGCGATCTGGCTTGACGCCGAGATGTGCTCACCCTACGCGTTCTACCAATTCTGGCTGAACCAGGCCGACGCCGACGTGGTGGATCGTCTGAAGGTGTTCACGTTCCTGTCGCGTGCCGAGATCGAAGACTACGCCCGCCAGGTGGAAGAGGAGCCGTTCAAGCGTGCCGCGCAGAAGCGCCTCGCGCTTGAGGTGACGACGCTTGTACACGGCGCCGCGGCAACGCAGGGCGCTATCGACGCCTCGGGTGCGCTGTTCGGGCAGGGTGATCTCGGTGCGCTCGATGCCGCCACCCTCGAAGCCGCGCTCACTGAGCTGCCGCGCGCTCCGGGTGTCGCAGGCGCGTCGATCGCGCAGCTGATGGTTGATGCGGGGCTCGTGAAGAGCCTGGGCGAGGCCCGCCGCGCCATCGCGCAGGGCGGTGTCTACGTGAACAACGTTGCCGTCGAGGCTCGGGATCAGGTGCTCGCCGCCGAGGATCTGCTGCACGGCAAGTTCGCGGTGCTGCGCCGCGGCAAGAAGACTCTTGCTGGAGTGAGGGCGTAG
- a CDS encoding TIGR03767 family metallophosphoesterase, whose translation MAGLSRRGFIAGIGALAAVAGIEVDAFGRQTVKRLEAIENGLPLGDAPSTLEQTFVRGPVLQGSYRAITTGPGEPYLPRLDILGTEPDPARTAARRSLLYMAHLSDLHLIDAQTPCRLEPLIDLNHGTWAGAFRPQETLTAAVVSQMVEGYYIARYSPLTGAPIAAAIVTGDSTDMLSELELRWYIDLLDGGEIDPGSAGDDYHGVQVWEEAPWAYHPGNPDGGDFAKYGFPKLPELLQQAVSQKITSIGLPMPWYTVFGNHDAMFYGTFGVTDQMRQMAVGSRKSFEMTTTLANMLNEYSAQNGALTQGAGSIRDLFGAVGMNAVPANPKRRLYDSREFMAEHFNSPAAPGPVGHGFTEENLRSGETWWKADLSGSVRLLGLDTCNTVAGPDGAVSEAQFEWLGQELRQAEREGKLILIASHHNSHTLDNPSRKPGETGRLYFSKDLLELLLKHPVVIAWLNGHTHINEILAHTRAASGTDESAQPGGFWEITTASCIDFPQQQQTIEIMDNRDGTLSLFTTVIDHASPATPTGDGSAADLAARSRELSLNDWIAEPLMRRGSPLDRNTELLLPAPFPLDGFSDAMIEKERMTHIARITAQEKAVGG comes from the coding sequence GTGGCGGGACTGAGCAGGCGCGGCTTCATAGCCGGGATCGGCGCGCTCGCCGCAGTCGCCGGCATCGAGGTAGATGCGTTCGGCAGACAGACCGTGAAACGGCTCGAAGCGATCGAAAACGGCCTGCCGCTGGGCGACGCACCCTCCACGCTCGAACAGACCTTCGTGCGCGGTCCGGTGCTGCAGGGCAGCTACCGTGCGATCACAACGGGACCGGGGGAACCGTATCTGCCGCGCCTCGACATCTTGGGCACAGAGCCGGATCCCGCCCGCACTGCGGCCCGCCGCTCGCTCCTGTACATGGCGCACCTGTCTGATCTGCACCTCATCGATGCGCAGACTCCGTGCCGTTTGGAACCGCTGATCGACCTGAATCACGGCACCTGGGCCGGCGCGTTTCGTCCGCAGGAAACCCTCACCGCCGCTGTCGTTTCGCAGATGGTCGAGGGCTACTACATCGCGCGCTACAGCCCGCTCACCGGCGCACCCATTGCTGCCGCGATCGTCACCGGCGACAGCACCGACATGCTTTCAGAGCTGGAGCTCCGCTGGTACATCGACCTGCTCGACGGCGGCGAGATTGATCCCGGATCCGCTGGCGACGACTACCACGGTGTGCAGGTGTGGGAGGAGGCCCCGTGGGCGTATCATCCCGGCAACCCCGACGGCGGTGACTTCGCGAAGTACGGTTTCCCGAAGCTCCCAGAGTTGCTGCAGCAGGCGGTGAGTCAGAAGATCACTTCGATCGGACTGCCAATGCCGTGGTACACGGTGTTTGGCAACCACGACGCCATGTTCTACGGCACCTTCGGCGTCACGGATCAGATGCGGCAGATGGCGGTGGGAAGTCGCAAGTCTTTCGAGATGACCACCACCCTCGCCAATATGCTCAACGAGTACTCCGCGCAAAACGGCGCGCTCACTCAGGGCGCAGGATCGATCCGGGACCTGTTCGGTGCTGTCGGCATGAACGCGGTGCCCGCAAACCCCAAACGGCGTCTCTACGACAGTCGCGAGTTCATGGCCGAGCACTTCAACTCGCCCGCTGCGCCAGGCCCCGTCGGTCACGGCTTTACCGAGGAGAACCTGCGCAGCGGCGAGACCTGGTGGAAGGCGGACCTCAGCGGATCGGTGCGGCTCCTTGGACTCGACACCTGCAACACGGTGGCGGGGCCCGACGGCGCGGTTTCCGAGGCGCAGTTCGAGTGGCTCGGGCAGGAGCTGAGGCAGGCCGAGCGGGAGGGCAAGCTGATCCTGATCGCGTCCCACCACAACAGCCACACGCTCGATAATCCCTCGCGAAAGCCCGGCGAAACCGGGCGGCTCTACTTCTCCAAGGATCTGCTCGAGCTGCTCCTAAAGCACCCGGTAGTGATCGCGTGGCTCAACGGGCACACGCACATCAACGAGATTCTGGCGCACACGCGAGCTGCTTCGGGGACGGACGAATCGGCGCAGCCGGGTGGTTTCTGGGAGATCACGACCGCGTCGTGCATCGACTTCCCGCAGCAGCAACAGACCATTGAGATCATGGACAATCGCGATGGCACGCTGTCCCTGTTCACGACCGTGATCGATCACGCCTCGCCTGCCACGCCGACCGGTGACGGGTCCGCCGCTGATCTCGCCGCCCGCAGCAGAGAACTCTCGCTCAACGATTGGATCGCGGAGCCGCTGATGCGCCGTGGATCCCCACTCGACCGCAATACCGAGCTCTTGCTGCCGGCGCCGTTTCCGCTCGACGGCTTCAGCGATGCGATGATCGAAAAGGAACGCATGACACACATCGCCCGGATTACCGCGCAGGAGAAGGCGGTTGGGGGGTGA
- a CDS encoding type II toxin-antitoxin system RelE/ParE family toxin, whose amino-acid sequence MKRQRRVHPKADAELEAAADWYGARSVGLAEEFLGQIGDAIAAISDWPFASPEFPGWDELPLVRSRALRSFPFRVVYYTTEDRVTVLAYAHIKREPSYWRARYADRF is encoded by the coding sequence GTGAAACGGCAACGTCGTGTTCACCCTAAAGCGGACGCTGAGCTTGAGGCCGCTGCCGACTGGTACGGGGCCAGAAGCGTTGGCCTCGCGGAGGAGTTTCTTGGGCAAATAGGCGATGCGATTGCAGCGATTTCTGACTGGCCATTTGCAAGCCCGGAGTTTCCTGGGTGGGACGAACTGCCCCTTGTGCGCAGCCGGGCTTTGCGCAGTTTCCCGTTCCGAGTTGTGTATTACACCACCGAAGACCGGGTGACTGTGCTTGCCTACGCCCACATCAAACGTGAACCTTCCTACTGGCGTGCCCGCTACGCAGACCGGTTCTAG
- a CDS encoding FtsX-like permease family protein: MILKVLPLLSRPSRQGASAILLPGFAFLAVTALLAIVIGGAQTFWSYTDELAGIYIACAVIALALLVMPLLSLGAAAARLSARRRDDRLAILRLLGATGRSTAGLAVIEASGIAFLGALLGVAVAYAVSPLVGLIQFRGEALGASGVALPPWVAAVLVAGVTLVAAASALLSLRRVIISPLGVAIKQSAPKAPWLQALIAVAAILVVSMVINGITAFNGFGAMVAALGISFAVTLFAIDLIGAWVLSMFGKFKARRARTPADLLSARLILESPRAAWRQVSGVAMSSFMAVFAGSGIALISAVENDSGTAQPTESGPALEQYLFGDIGTGVAITVLGTFLMVACSVAVNQAAQILDRRDVSRSLDIFGAPLAVQDQARRRATMLPLLLASVGSAVLAAALLLPLVGMAIILAPLSLATTLMSIVAGILVVVATLFATRPLLRQVVRRAAT, translated from the coding sequence ATGATCCTCAAGGTACTCCCCCTCCTGTCACGCCCCAGCCGGCAGGGAGCAAGCGCGATCCTGCTCCCCGGCTTCGCGTTTCTCGCGGTAACGGCGCTGCTTGCGATCGTGATCGGCGGCGCGCAGACGTTCTGGAGCTACACCGACGAGCTGGCTGGGATCTACATCGCCTGTGCCGTCATCGCGCTCGCCCTCCTCGTCATGCCGCTCCTCTCCCTCGGCGCGGCTGCGGCCAGGCTGTCGGCCAGGCGCCGCGATGACCGCCTCGCGATCCTGCGCCTCCTCGGGGCGACCGGCCGCTCCACCGCCGGGCTCGCCGTGATCGAGGCGAGCGGTATCGCGTTCCTCGGCGCCTTACTCGGCGTCGCGGTGGCCTACGCGGTGTCTCCGCTCGTGGGGCTCATCCAGTTCCGCGGCGAAGCCCTCGGCGCGTCCGGCGTCGCGCTCCCACCGTGGGTCGCGGCAGTGCTGGTGGCAGGCGTCACCCTCGTGGCGGCGGCCAGCGCGCTCCTCAGCCTGCGCCGCGTCATCATTTCCCCGCTCGGGGTCGCGATAAAGCAGTCGGCGCCCAAGGCCCCGTGGTTGCAGGCACTCATCGCGGTCGCCGCGATTCTGGTGGTGTCGATGGTGATCAATGGCATCACCGCGTTCAACGGCTTCGGCGCGATGGTGGCGGCGCTCGGGATCAGCTTCGCCGTCACGCTCTTCGCGATCGACCTGATCGGCGCGTGGGTACTGTCGATGTTTGGGAAATTCAAGGCACGGCGCGCACGAACACCCGCCGATCTCCTCTCAGCGCGGCTCATCCTAGAGTCTCCACGGGCCGCCTGGAGACAGGTCTCCGGCGTTGCGATGTCGAGCTTCATGGCGGTGTTTGCCGGATCCGGAATCGCGCTCATCAGCGCGGTCGAGAACGATTCCGGCACGGCGCAGCCCACGGAAAGCGGCCCAGCACTCGAGCAGTACCTGTTCGGCGACATCGGCACCGGCGTCGCGATCACGGTGCTCGGCACCTTCCTGATGGTCGCCTGTTCCGTCGCGGTCAATCAGGCGGCGCAGATCCTGGATCGACGCGACGTGTCTCGCTCCCTCGACATCTTCGGCGCACCGCTGGCGGTGCAGGATCAGGCCCGCAGGCGAGCCACCATGTTGCCATTGCTCCTCGCATCGGTGGGATCCGCGGTGCTCGCGGCGGCGCTCCTGCTGCCCCTCGTTGGCATGGCGATCATCCTCGCGCCGCTGTCACTCGCGACAACACTGATGAGCATCGTGGCCGGGATCCTGGTCGTCGTCGCCACACTCTTCGCGACCCGGCCGCTGCTGCGCCAGGTGGTGCGCAGAGCCGCTACCTGA